In the genome of Streptomyces sp. NBC_00259, the window GACTGACCAGGGTGCGGGGCCTGATCCGCTCCAGCCGGGCCGGCTCGACCGGTGCCTGCGGCCGGATCAGCAGCACCTGGTGCCGGATCTGGGCGAGCAGATCCTCCTCGCGGGCCTCGTCGAGGGCCTCGTCCATGGCCCGCTTCTCGGCCTGTTTCTCCGCGCGCACGGACTTGCGGGCCGTCTTCCTGTCGCCCGCGGTGCCGGTGACGGACTCCTCCGCCCTCGCCTGCCTGGTCGATTCCGCGGCCGACAGCACCGCCTCGCGCTCGCGCTGCGAACGCTCCCTGGCGAGCCGTCGCAGCGTGGCCCGGGTGGAGCGGCTGAGCGCGATCGGCTGGAGCAGCGGAAGACAGTCCGCGACCGCGTCGGGACCCAGCACGTCGACCGCCGCGGCCACCGCGCGCTCGGCTCCCACCCGCAGACCCAGGGTGGTCAGCAGCTGTGCGATGTCCATCCGCAGCACCACGTCGCCGGCCGCGATCTCCCCACCGCGCAGATCGGTCAGTACGACGGTGCCGGAACGATCCACCAGAATCGCGTCCCCGGTGAGCCTGCGGTGCGCGATACGGCGCGACTGCAGCGCCCGCACCTGCCGGAACGCCCCGTGGACCACGTCGTCGGTGATCTCCTCGTCCGCCATGGAGTCCAGGGAGCGGCCCCCGAGGTGCTCGTACACGAGCATGACGGCGTCCGGGCCGAGCTCCGACGTGGCGATCAGCCTGGGCGCGTTGGCCCCGGCGGCGATCGCCGCGTACGCGAGCAGCGCCTCCTGCTCCAGGGCCTGCCGCAGCGACTGGATGGAGCGGCGCGTGGTGATGCCCCGCAGCGTCAGCCGGCGCCACACCCGGTAGAAGTAGCCCTGCGCCTGCTGTTCACGGTCGACGACGGTGACGTCGAGCGGAGGGCCGTCCTCCAGGGTGACGAGGTAGCGGCGGCCACGATCGCCCTGGTCGGCCGAGTCCGGTACGTCCTCGGCCCGCATCGCGGTGACCGGGCGGAAACCGACGTGGCGCAGGCCCGCCAGGAGGGTCTGGCCGGTCGGCCGTACGTTCGGGGAGCCGACGGCGTAGAGCGTGCCGTAGGCGACGGTCCAGCCGATCAGCACGGTCAGAATGATCGAGAAGGGTGTGGTGTAGCCGGCGACGAGCATCGCGAAGGCGTCGAGCAGGAGCACGCCCCAGAGCGCGACGCGCCAGCGCGGCCGTCTCGCCATGCCGACCGCGGTCATGTAGGCGATCACGGGGGCGAGGTAGCCGTGGACGGGATCGGTGAGACCGCCGCCCGTGGCGGGCTGGGTCAGCGCGTCCTGGATCTGGCCCGGCGCGGCCTCGGCGACCCAGAGGTCGGTGGCGAGGGTGACTCCGTGGGCCAGCACGGCGGCGAGGACGCCGTCCGCGATCCGCAGTCCGTCCCGTTTGATCAGCCGCTCGATGGCGAAGGCGACGGGGACGAGCAGGACGGCGATGCTGGACATCAGACCGGCGACCTTGACCAGCAGGTCGGGTGCCTGGCCGGTGCCCTTGGAGATGTCCGATTCGAGACCGGTCGTGGTGCCGTGGGCGAAGGCGGCGAGGGCGAGGACGACGGCGATCGCCAGGGTGCCGGTGAGCAGCCGGGTCAGATCGGAGGGGCGGTGCACACGGGCGGGGAGGAGGGGCTCGTCCCCGGAGACGCGGTCGATGTGGGCCACGTCGTCGTCTCCGCCGTCGCAGGCGCCGTCGCCGTGCCGCCGGTCACGCTCTCCGTGCCGGTGCCCGGTGTCCGCGTGGCCGTGCTCGGGGTCCGCCTGCCGGTGCCCGGCGTCCTCGGGGTGCGAGGGGGCGGAGGGCGCCGTGTGATCCGTGTGATCCGGGTGATCCGCGCGCTCACTGTGCGGTTCGGCGGCTTCCGGGCGTGACTCGGAGCCGGGGGTGCTCGCCGCCGCGGCGGGCTGCACGCCCAGCTCGTTCGTCGTGTCCGTCTCTTCTTGATCTCGTATCACCAGTCACCGCCCGGACGATGGTGGCATGGCGAACCGGCGCACGGTGGCATCAGGGTGCGACGCGGGGGTGCGTGGTGTACACGATGCACCTCTTTGTCCAGATGTGTTCCTTGAGCAACGCTCGCGGCCCGCTGTCCGTGCCATGGTGCAAGATGGGCCGGATGAGCGAGGAAGTGCCGGAACTGCCGGAGTACGCGGAGCGGGTGCTCGAGGTCGCCGAGCACATCCCGCCGGGCCGGGTCATGACGTACGGGGACGTCGCGGAGTGGCTCGGTGAGGGCGGGCCGCGCCAGGTCGGCCGGGTGATGGCGCTCTAC includes:
- a CDS encoding lysylphosphatidylglycerol synthase domain-containing protein, which gives rise to MQPAAAASTPGSESRPEAAEPHSERADHPDHTDHTAPSAPSHPEDAGHRQADPEHGHADTGHRHGERDRRHGDGACDGGDDDVAHIDRVSGDEPLLPARVHRPSDLTRLLTGTLAIAVVLALAAFAHGTTTGLESDISKGTGQAPDLLVKVAGLMSSIAVLLVPVAFAIERLIKRDGLRIADGVLAAVLAHGVTLATDLWVAEAAPGQIQDALTQPATGGGLTDPVHGYLAPVIAYMTAVGMARRPRWRVALWGVLLLDAFAMLVAGYTTPFSIILTVLIGWTVAYGTLYAVGSPNVRPTGQTLLAGLRHVGFRPVTAMRAEDVPDSADQGDRGRRYLVTLEDGPPLDVTVVDREQQAQGYFYRVWRRLTLRGITTRRSIQSLRQALEQEALLAYAAIAAGANAPRLIATSELGPDAVMLVYEHLGGRSLDSMADEEITDDVVHGAFRQVRALQSRRIAHRRLTGDAILVDRSGTVVLTDLRGGEIAAGDVVLRMDIAQLLTTLGLRVGAERAVAAAVDVLGPDAVADCLPLLQPIALSRSTRATLRRLARERSQREREAVLSAAESTRQARAEESVTGTAGDRKTARKSVRAEKQAEKRAMDEALDEAREEDLLAQIRHQVLLIRPQAPVEPARLERIRPRTLVSLIAGAIAAYFLLSQLTKTNLSVVMQAHWGWVAAAVLFSALSYLAAAMSLLGFVPERVSFLRTVVAQVAGSFVKIVAPAAVGGVALNTRFLQRSGVRPGLAVASVGASQLFGLGAHILLLLSFGYLTGTEETSTFTPSRTVIAGLLTVAVLVLVVTAIPFMRKFVATRLRSLFVGVVPRMLDVLQRPMKLITGIGGMLLLTGAFVMCLDASIRAFDNGNQQLSYASIAVVFLAGNALGSAAPTPGGVGAVEGALTFGLIAVGLPPEVAAPAVLLYRLMTLWLPVLPGWVAFNQLTRKGSL